A region of Solanum dulcamara chromosome 7, daSolDulc1.2, whole genome shotgun sequence DNA encodes the following proteins:
- the LOC129896298 gene encoding cyclic dof factor 1-like produces the protein MRQVKDPEIKLFGKKIALPENGKILPVIVSGEDPDVGKYVSASDFVTAEESSTESDRDPCLVDKEGNSSQQNESDDGSVYEKEEADKDQMTRELSEAKLEEKDQNLMMEESENLKSPSENKSKTHTIDDDSPTVKSSKTEDDQNDASNSQQKTLKKPDKILPCPRCNSMDTKFCYYNNYNVNQPRHFCKSCQRYWTAGGTMRNVPVGAGRRKNKNSASNCRHIMISEALESARIDPPNGFHHPAFKPNGTVLSFGRDLPLCDSMASVLNLAENKTPNGIRNGFYRPEHKNPSGIGGENGDDCSSGSSVTTSNSMAEGVKNCPPESVVQTINGFPSPVPCIPGVPWPFPYTAVPFPAISPAGYPMPFCPPPYWSCNVPGPWSLPWLTPPSPTANQKGSGSAPNSPLGKHSRDGELLKPNNPEGQKNSEGSILVPKTLRIDDPDEAAKSSIWSTLGIKYDSVSRGGLFKALQVKSSEKDHPATTTPALQANPAAFSRSLSFQERV, from the exons ATGAGGCAAGTGAAGGACCCAGAGATTAAGCTATTTGGGAAGAAAATTGCTTTGCCTGAGAATGGAAAGATACTACCGGTAATAGTCTCCGGCGAAGATCCCGATGTCGGGAAATATGTGAGTGCTAGTGATTTTGTTACTGCTGAAGAAAGTAGTACCGAGTCGGATCGTGATCCATGTTTAGTGGATAAGGAAGGAAACAGTTCACAGCAAAATGAATCAGATGATGGAAGTGTATACGAAAAGGAAGAGGCTGATAAG GATCAAATGACAAGAGAGCTCAGTGAAGCCAAGCTAGAGGAGAAAGACCAAAATCTAATGatggaagaatcagaaaatCTTAAGTCTCCATCAGAGAACAAGTCTAAAACTCATACTATTGATGATGACTCCCCCACAGTGAAATCTTCTAAGACTGAGGATGATCAGAATGATGCATCGAATTCCCAGCAGAAAACACTGAAGAAGCCAGACAAAATCCTCCCCTGCCCTCGTTGCAATAGTATGGATACGAAATTCTGTTACTACAATAATTACAACGTCAATCAGCCTCGTCATTTCTGCAAGAGTTGCCAGAGATATTGGACTGCTGGGGGTACCATGAGGAATGTGCCTGTTGGAGCTGGTCGTCGCAAGAATAAGAACTCTGCATCGAATTGTCGTCACATCATGATCTCTGAAGCCCTTGAATCTGCAAGAATTGATCCTCCGAACGGATTTCATCATCCAGCGTTCAAACCCAATGGAACTGTCCTATCGTTTGGTCGTGACTTGCCACTGTGTGACTCTATGGCCTCTGTTTTGAATCTTGCTGAGAACAAGACACCAAATGGGATCCGAAATGGTTTTTACAGACCAGAACACAAGAATCCGTCTGGCATAGGTGGAGAAAATGGGGATGACTGCTCTAGTGGATCTTCAGTCACCACTTCAAATTCAATGGCAGAAGGAGTTAAAAACTGCCCCCCAGAGTCAGTTGTGCAAACTATAAATGGCTTCCCATCTCCAGTTCCTTGCATCCCAGGAGTACCTTGGCCTTTTCCATACACTGCTGTTCCTTTCCCTGCCATTAGTCCTGCTGGATATCCCATGCCATTCTGCCCTCCACCTTATTGGAGTTGCAATGTGCCTGGTCCATGGAGTCTTCCTTGGTTAACTCCACCATCGCCAACAGCAAACCAAAAAGGATCAGGCTCAGCTCCTAATTCTCCTTTAGGGAAGCATTCAAGGGACGGTGAATTGCTTAAGCCAAACAATCCCGAGGGTCAAAAGAACTCAGAGGGGTCTATTTTAGTACCAAAAACATTGCGGATAGATGATCCCGATGAAGCTGCAAAGAGTTCAATATGGTCAACACTGGGAATCAAGTACGACTCTGTTAGCAGGGGAGGGCTTTTCAAGGCCTTGCAAGTGAAAAGCAGTGAGAAGGATCACCCTGCCACTACAACTCCGGCTTTGCAGGCTAACCCTgcagccttttctaggtcactCAGCTTCCAGGAGAGAGTCTAA